A genome region from Thermoanaerobacterium xylanolyticum LX-11 includes the following:
- the xylA gene encoding xylose isomerase, with amino-acid sequence MNKYFENVSKIKYEGPKSNNPYSFKFYNPEEVIDGKTMEEHLRFSIAYWHTFTADGTDQFGKATMQRPWNHYTDPMDIAKARVEAAFEFFDKINAPYFCFHDRDIAPEGDTLRETNKNLDTIVAMIKDYLKTSKTKVLWGTANLFSNPRFVHGASTSCNADVFAYSASQVKKALEITKELGGENYVFWGGREGYETLLNTDMEFELDNFARFLHMAVDYAKEIGFEGQLLIEPKPKEPTKHQYDFDVANVLAFLRKYDLDKYFKVNIEANHATLAFHDFQHELRYARINGVLGSIDANTGDMLLGWDTDQFPTDIRMTTLAMYEVIKMGGFDKGGLNFDAKVRRASFEPEDLFLGHIAGMDAFAKGFKVAYKLVKDGVFDKFIEERYASYKDGIGADIVSGKADFRSLEKYALEHSQIVNKSGRQELLESILNQYLFAE; translated from the coding sequence ATGAATAAATATTTTGAGAACGTATCTAAAATAAAATATGAAGGACCAAAATCAAACAATCCTTATTCTTTTAAATTTTACAATCCTGAGGAAGTAATCGATGGTAAGACGATGGAGGAGCATCTTCGCTTTTCTATAGCTTATTGGCACACTTTTACTGCTGATGGAACAGATCAATTTGGCAAAGCTACCATGCAAAGGCCATGGAATCACTATACAGATCCTATGGACATAGCTAAAGCAAGGGTAGAGGCAGCATTTGAGTTTTTTGATAAGATAAATGCACCGTATTTCTGCTTCCATGATAGAGATATTGCCCCTGAAGGAGACACTCTTAGAGAGACGAACAAAAATTTAGATACAATAGTTGCTATGATAAAGGATTACTTGAAGACCAGCAAGACGAAAGTTTTGTGGGGTACTGCGAATCTTTTCTCCAATCCAAGATTTGTGCATGGTGCATCAACGTCTTGCAATGCCGATGTTTTCGCATATTCTGCATCACAAGTCAAAAAAGCACTTGAGATTACTAAGGAGCTTGGTGGCGAAAACTACGTATTCTGGGGTGGAAGAGAAGGATATGAGACACTTCTCAATACAGATATGGAGTTTGAGCTTGATAATTTTGCAAGATTTTTGCACATGGCTGTTGATTATGCAAAGGAAATCGGCTTTGAAGGCCAGCTCTTGATTGAGCCGAAGCCAAAGGAGCCTACAAAGCATCAATACGACTTTGACGTGGCAAATGTATTGGCATTCTTGAGAAAATACGATCTTGACAAATATTTCAAAGTTAATATCGAAGCAAATCATGCAACATTAGCATTCCATGATTTCCAGCATGAGCTAAGATACGCCAGAATAAACGGTGTATTAGGATCGATTGACGCAAATACAGGTGATATGCTATTAGGCTGGGATACAGATCAGTTCCCTACAGATATACGCATGACAACACTTGCTATGTATGAAGTCATAAAGATGGGCGGATTTGACAAAGGTGGACTCAATTTCGATGCGAAAGTAAGACGTGCTTCATTTGAGCCAGAAGATCTTTTCTTGGGTCACATAGCAGGAATGGATGCTTTTGCAAAAGGCTTCAAAGTGGCTTACAAGCTTGTAAAAGATGGCGTTTTTGACAAGTTCATCGAGGAAAGATATGCAAGCTACAAAGATGGCATAGGTGCAGATATTGTAAGTGGAAAAGCTGATTTTAGAAGCCTTGAGAAGTACGCATTAGAGCACAGCCAGATTGTCAACAAATCAGGAAGACAAGAGCTATTAGAATCAATCCTAAATCAGTATTTGTTTGCAGAATAA
- a CDS encoding selenium metabolism-associated LysR family transcriptional regulator, which produces MNFRELNIFLSVCEYGSMSEAAKHLYMTQPAISQAISELEEEYNVKLFDRIGKKLVLTHAGEILRDYGKKINLLLFETKNTLQDISDSRAGKLKLGASRTYGTYLLPKMIGNFLKLYTNVELPFCINNTAEIVNMILNSEIDLGIVEGPIHSDSIESRHLLDDELYLICSKKHHWTKKKIIQMDDLSKADFIIREAGSGTREVFENTMKSNNIEYNIKLELNSIEAIKKAVEANLGVSVISKLALSEELKSSKLIKIEIEGIKFTRKFNIIYHKDKYLSELHKKFIDFLCSVK; this is translated from the coding sequence ATGAATTTTAGAGAATTGAATATATTTTTGTCTGTATGTGAGTATGGCAGCATGTCTGAAGCTGCAAAACACCTTTACATGACACAACCAGCTATAAGTCAGGCAATTTCCGAGCTGGAAGAAGAGTACAACGTGAAGCTTTTTGATAGAATAGGCAAAAAGCTTGTCTTGACACATGCAGGCGAAATTTTAAGAGATTATGGAAAAAAAATCAATCTATTGCTATTTGAAACTAAAAACACGTTACAGGATATATCTGATAGCAGGGCAGGAAAGCTTAAGCTTGGTGCCAGCAGGACTTATGGTACATATCTGCTGCCTAAAATGATAGGCAATTTTTTGAAATTATATACGAATGTAGAATTGCCATTTTGCATTAACAATACAGCGGAAATAGTAAATATGATACTAAACAGCGAAATAGATCTTGGAATAGTAGAAGGTCCAATACACTCCGATAGCATCGAAAGTAGACATTTATTAGATGATGAGTTGTACCTTATTTGTTCAAAAAAACATCATTGGACAAAAAAGAAGATCATCCAGATGGATGATTTGTCAAAAGCTGATTTTATAATAAGGGAAGCTGGCAGCGGCACGAGAGAAGTATTTGAAAACACTATGAAATCAAACAACATAGAATACAACATTAAGTTGGAGTTAAACAGCATCGAGGCAATAAAAAAGGCAGTCGAAGCAAACTTAGGTGTTTCAGTAATATCAAAGCTGGCTTTAAGTGAAGAATTAAAAAGTTCAAAGCTTATAAAAATAGAAATAGAAGGAATCAAATTTACGAGAAAATTCAATATCATATACCACAAAGACAAATACCTGTCAGAGCTCCACAAGAAGTTTATAGATTTCCTTTGCAGTGTAAAATGA
- a CDS encoding SGNH/GDSL hydrolase family protein produces the protein MEMLNIKENYNFLVCGDSISKGVVLDKIRNKYVVLKDSYANILNGYLKGTVENISKFGSTILRGKDRLKKELNKANPDIVLLEFGGNDCDFNWDEVAKNPYKDHLPNTDFNVFKETLKELIDSLKNANIAPVLLTLPPLDADKYFNWISKGNKESAKNILTWLGSVTKIYWWQERYNSAILSIASSTNTKIIDVRSAFLDRPDYRKLLCEDGIHPNEEGHKAIADRIKDYVMTYYGFLLK, from the coding sequence ATGGAGATGTTAAACATAAAAGAAAATTACAACTTTCTTGTGTGTGGGGATTCTATATCTAAAGGTGTGGTTCTTGACAAGATTAGAAATAAATATGTGGTTTTGAAGGATTCTTATGCAAATATTCTAAATGGATATTTAAAAGGAACTGTTGAAAACATATCGAAGTTTGGCAGTACAATACTGAGAGGCAAAGACAGGCTAAAAAAAGAGTTAAACAAAGCAAATCCTGATATTGTATTATTGGAATTTGGTGGAAATGATTGTGACTTTAATTGGGATGAAGTAGCAAAAAATCCTTACAAAGACCATCTGCCAAACACTGATTTCAATGTGTTTAAAGAGACATTAAAAGAACTCATAGATTCACTTAAAAATGCCAATATAGCTCCGGTTTTGCTTACACTTCCTCCATTGGATGCTGACAAGTATTTCAACTGGATTAGTAAAGGCAATAAGGAATCAGCCAAAAACATATTGACATGGCTTGGAAGCGTCACAAAGATATACTGGTGGCAGGAAAGGTACAATTCTGCCATATTGAGCATAGCATCAAGCACTAATACAAAGATAATAGATGTGAGAAGTGCGTTTTTAGATAGACCTGATTACAGAAAGCTTTTATGTGAAGATGGAATACATCCAAATGAGGAGGGTCACAAGGCGATTGCAGATAGGATAAAAGACTACGTCATGACATATTACGGTTTTCTTTTAAAATAA
- a CDS encoding NAD(P)/FAD-dependent oxidoreductase, whose product MILNEGKIGNVRLKNRFVMLPTVTNLSNDGFVSEKEIGYYDRRSKDVALVIVEASYVNKFGKFFKNQLGIDDDDKIEGLKKLADVIHVNGAKAAVQIAMHNPKYKPSDFSVEDIKGFVKDFVNAAKRAKEAGFDAVELHFAHGWFVNQFLSPNVNTRNDEYGGNFYGRARFALEILKRVKSEVPNIAVICRINGSDYTDGGFDIEESVKLSRLLEEHGADAINVSSGVGSTSEYHISPMGIDDKPIIDYAKKIRDSVSIPVIAADKLGDADDWEAIVRDGYADFIGIARGLIGDPDCIFKYINGKADEIKYCIHCNQACIAYIQKGLPVSCMMNPTVGREKEFDVTAENKLNVAVIGGGPAGMSAALYLAKKGHNVELFEKSDALGGQLKVAKVPPHKSEIGKVVDYLEADLKKYGVKVNLNREVTCDELKNMNYDKVIIATGSIPKELTIKTDVVPYKGIDVLSGKMPKGMKIAVIGGGLTGLETAEYLATMGKTVTVLEELDEVGKDIYLMNKKLLMERLKNLGVRIVTNAKVDVINNGKIVYNNGNEVEADDVVIAIGNTPDEIFKKCISDNMIFIGDCKEVATAVEAIRDGAEVSLII is encoded by the coding sequence ATGATTTTAAATGAAGGTAAAATAGGAAATGTAAGATTGAAAAACAGATTTGTAATGTTACCAACTGTCACAAATTTATCAAACGATGGATTTGTCAGTGAAAAAGAGATAGGATATTACGACAGAAGGTCAAAAGATGTGGCTTTAGTGATAGTCGAGGCATCATATGTAAATAAGTTTGGCAAGTTTTTTAAAAACCAGTTGGGCATAGACGACGATGATAAGATTGAGGGACTTAAAAAATTAGCAGATGTTATTCATGTCAACGGCGCAAAAGCTGCGGTGCAGATTGCTATGCATAACCCTAAATACAAGCCATCAGATTTTTCTGTCGAAGACATAAAAGGGTTTGTGAAGGACTTTGTGAATGCTGCAAAAAGAGCAAAGGAAGCAGGATTTGATGCAGTTGAGCTTCATTTTGCACATGGATGGTTTGTAAATCAATTCTTATCGCCAAATGTAAATACAAGAAATGATGAGTACGGCGGAAATTTCTATGGAAGGGCCAGATTTGCATTGGAGATATTAAAGAGAGTGAAAAGTGAAGTGCCAAATATTGCTGTAATATGCCGTATAAATGGAAGCGACTATACAGATGGCGGATTTGACATAGAAGAAAGTGTAAAACTTTCTCGCCTTTTGGAAGAACACGGAGCAGATGCAATAAACGTTTCGTCTGGTGTTGGTTCTACGTCAGAGTACCACATATCACCAATGGGAATAGATGATAAACCAATCATAGACTACGCAAAGAAAATAAGAGATAGTGTTTCGATTCCTGTCATTGCTGCTGATAAACTGGGTGATGCAGATGATTGGGAAGCAATCGTAAGAGATGGCTATGCTGACTTTATAGGCATTGCAAGAGGCCTTATAGGAGATCCTGACTGTATCTTTAAATATATCAATGGAAAAGCTGATGAGATAAAATACTGTATCCATTGTAATCAAGCATGTATTGCGTATATACAAAAAGGGCTTCCTGTATCATGCATGATGAATCCTACGGTAGGCAGAGAAAAAGAATTTGATGTGACTGCAGAAAATAAGCTTAATGTGGCTGTGATAGGCGGTGGTCCTGCTGGTATGTCTGCTGCTTTGTACTTGGCAAAAAAAGGGCACAATGTGGAGCTATTTGAGAAGTCAGATGCATTGGGAGGACAGTTGAAAGTGGCAAAAGTTCCTCCGCATAAGTCTGAAATAGGAAAAGTAGTAGATTATCTTGAAGCTGATTTAAAAAAATACGGCGTAAAAGTCAATCTAAATCGAGAAGTTACGTGCGATGAACTAAAAAATATGAATTATGACAAAGTAATAATTGCAACAGGCTCAATTCCAAAGGAATTGACGATTAAAACTGATGTAGTACCTTATAAAGGCATAGATGTTTTAAGTGGCAAAATGCCAAAAGGGATGAAAATAGCTGTAATAGGCGGTGGTTTGACAGGTTTGGAGACGGCAGAATACCTTGCAACAATGGGTAAAACTGTTACAGTATTAGAAGAGCTTGATGAAGTAGGCAAAGACATATACCTCATGAATAAGAAGCTTTTGATGGAAAGGTTGAAAAATCTCGGTGTAAGAATCGTGACAAACGCAAAAGTAGATGTGATAAACAATGGAAAAATTGTATACAATAATGGCAATGAAGTTGAGGCAGACGATGTGGTGATTGCAATAGGCAATACTCCTGATGAAATATTTAAAAAATGCATAAGCGACAATATGATTTTTATAGGCGACTGTAAAGAAGTAGCAACAGCAGTAGAAGCGATAAGGGATGGGGCAGAAGTGTCACTTATAATTTAA